One Fundulus heteroclitus isolate FHET01 chromosome 1, MU-UCD_Fhet_4.1, whole genome shotgun sequence genomic window carries:
- the tlr9 gene encoding toll-like receptor 9, giving the protein MALDKILLIVSQFLLYGNTINVKFFPCDADVNSTTVDCSDRPIKHVPFIKATSVLSVNLSGTKIQAVMNHAFAGVPNLGVLKIIGNCQPGQLRLPKQQGCKMEIEPYAFKDLKNLTYLYLSGNSLTSIPRLPENLLFLDLQYNCIFNIFAPLSAPNLETLLLSKNCFYANPCNQSFYINATVFKELPKLKNLTLGYDNVTAVPKELPRSLKALDLRENTITEVLPGAFANLTALEYLNLEWNCQRCDHAARPCFPCPQNRPLQLHPNSLYSENSSITFLSLRGNSLKTFPDGLFRSLKNLKGLDISDNLLAFSIQNGTFFRELTGLTWISLIYNYEPLKTFRKLDLSPYIGNISGLQYLLLSGNFFHTISEEGFDVLSKLKNLTKLELRMNFISSCNLTSLNQLPSLTAIDLSQNVLNFLPCCSGFSRTVATDSCQNQNIYPGHFQDTPPLIPDRQATTRSNIWESDQSNVPETTEGSECGMTSLLSFKNRYCRHKLTFDLSQNEISILNKKVFLGMENAVCLDLSYNYMSQTLRGGLFNNMTNLVFLNMSFNRLDLYHKEAFSELQSTLKVLDVSNNDFHFKMRGMGHRLEFLQNLTNLEVLSLANNGIGMRIDQRLISRSLQYLYFNGNHLDIMWNADFNKYTHFFQNLTTLKFLDISSNNLKSVSAEVLSNLPASLQSLRISSNSLKSFPWQNITALSSLCHLDLSHNSLNNLVPQEIQFGDHFSFLDLSHNHLTSIPDSFFNKAKSLQHLYLSHNQIKELNHQQLPAPFRNGSALQKLTLHENPFKCDCNTSWFAVYLRTTPVNIPYLTTRVRCEYPESQQGVILLSIDQHSCQDIYGSLAFLISSFLAVTFTVLPLLKHLYGWDVWYLLQVLWAGLKGYSQLHGVDSDHHYDAFVVFDTRNPAVRDWVYNELTVNLEDSGHRRFSLCLEERDWIPGLSCIDNLHSAVHSSVKTVFVLSRSSNGTEMVNGVIRQAFFMVQQRLLDEKVDAAVLVLLDEMFPKLKYLQLRKRLCRKSVLTWPRNPKAQPLFWNQMRMALSSDNLKFYDTNMSESFI; this is encoded by the exons ATG GCCCTGGATAAAATTCTACTCATCGTGAGCCAGTTTCTGCTATATGGAAACACAATCAATGTCAAGTTTTTTCCATGCGATGCTGATGTGAATTCCACCACAGTGGACTGCTCCGACAGACCTATCAAGCACGTCCCGTTCATTAAGGCTACATCTGTGTTGTCGGTCAACTTGAGTGGGACTAAGATACAAGCAGTGATGAATCACGCTTTTGCTGGCGTCCCAAATCTTGGCGTTCTGAAAATAATAGGCAATTGTCAACCAGGTCAGCTAAGACTCCCTAAGCAGCAAGGGTGCAAAATGGAAATTGAGCCCTATGCCTTCAAGGACCTTAAGAACCTTACATATCTCTATCTGTCAGGAAACAGCCTGACATCTATACCACGATTACCTGAAAACTTGCTGTTTCTTGATTTACAGTACAATTGTATCTTCAACATATTTGCCCCTTTAAGTGCTCCAAACCTTGAGACGTTGTTGCTTTCCAAGAACTGCTTTTACGCCAACCCCTGCAACCAGTCTTTTTACATAAATGCAACAGTTTTTAAAGAGCTGCCTAAACTCAAAAACCTTACACTAGGGTATGATAATGTAACTGCTGTCCCTAAAGAACTACCACGCTCGCTGAAGGCGCTAGATTTAAGAGAGAATACAATCACAGAGGTCCTACCAGGAGCGTTTGCCAACCTGACCGCCCTCGAGTATCTGAATTTAGAGTGGAACTGTCAGCGCTGTGACCATGCAGCAAGGCCCTGCTTTCCTTGCCCACAAAATCGCCCACTCCAGTTGCATCCAAACTCGCTGTATTCTGAAAACAGCTCCATCACTTTTCTGAGCTTAAGGGGAAATTCTCTAAAGACATTTCCAGACGGCCTTTTTCGGTCgttgaagaatttaaaaggaCTGGACATCTCAGACAATCTCCTGGCATTTTCTATACAAAATGGCACCTTTTTTAGAGAGCTGACAGGCCTCACTTGGATCAGCCTCATCTATAACTATGAACCACTAAAGACTTTTCGAAAACTGGATCTCTCTCCATATATTGGAAACATATCTGGTCTGCAATATCTTTTGCTGAGTGGAAATTTTTTTCATACTATTTCAGAAGAAGGTTTTGATGTTTTGTCTAAACTCAAAAATCTAACAAAACTAGAACTGAGGATGAACTTTATTAGTTCATGCAATCTGACTTCTTTGAATCAGCTGCCTTCTCTCACTGCTATTGACCTCTCCCAAAACGTGTTGAATTTCCTTCCATGCTGTTCTGGGTTTTCTAGAACTGTGGCAACAGACAGCTGTCAGAATCAGAACATATATCCAGGTCATTTCCAAGACACACCTCCTTTAATACCAGACAGACAAGCAACAACTAGAAGCAACATTTGGGAATCTGACCAATCTAACGTGCCAGAAACAACGGAAGGCAGTGAGTGTGGCATGACATCCTTATTGAGCTTTAAAAATAGGTATTGTAGACATAAACTAACTTTTGACCTTTCTCAGAATGAAATCTCTATACttaataaaaaagtgtttttaggcATGGAAAATGCAGTTTGTTTAGACCTTTCTTACAACTACATGAGCCAGACATTGAGGGGTGGGCTGTTCAACAACATGACAAATTTAGTCTTTCTCAACATGTCCTTCAATAGGCTTGACCTTTATCACAAAGAGGCTTTCAGTGAACTTCAATCCACACTCAAGGTATTGGATGTCAGTAACAATGACTTTCACTTCAAGATGAGAGGCATGGGCCACCGTTTGGAGTTTCTTCAAAATCTGACTAACCTGGAAGTGCTGAGTCTAGCTAACAATGGGATCGGGATGCGGATAGATCAAAGGCTGATCAGCAGGTCCTTGCAGTACCTCTACTTCAATGGTAATCATCTGGACATCATGTGGAACGCTGACTTCAACAAATACACCCATTTCTTTCAGAACCTAACAACGTTGAAATTCTTGGACATCTCCAGCAATAACCTAAAGTCTGTGTCAGCAGAAGTGCTGTCCAACCTCCCAGCAAGCCTTCAGAGCCTCCGCATCAGCAGCAATTCCCTGAAGAGTTTTCCCTGGCAAAACATTACAGCTCTGAGCAGTTTATGTCACCTGGATCTAAGCCACAACAGCCTGAATAATTTGGTTCCACAGGAAATACAATTTGGAGACCATTTTTCCTTTCTGGACCTGAGTCACAATCATCTTACCTCGATTCCTGACAGTTTCTTTAATAAAGCAAAGTCTTTGCAGCATCTCTACCTCAGTCACAATCAGATCAAAGAATTGAACCATCAGCAACTCCCTGCGCCCTTTCGAAATGGCAGTGCCCTTCAGAAACTCACCCTGCATGAGAACCCCTTTAAATGTGACTGTAACACTTCATGGTTTGCTGTGTACTTGCGGACTACCCCAGTAAACATTCCTTATCTGACAACACGAGTGCGCTGTGAATACCCAGAGTCTCAACAAGGTGTGATTCTTCTGTCCATAGACCAACATTCCTGCCAGGACATATATGGCAGCTTAGCCTTCCTCATCTCTTCCTTCTTAGCTGTGACATTTACCGTTCTTCCTCTGCTGAAGCATCTCTATGGGTGGGATGTGTGGTACCTCTTGCAGGTACTGTGGGCAGGACTGAAAGGCTACTCCCAGCTGCATGGTGTTGATTCGGATCATCACTATGATGCTTTTGTGGTGTTTGACACCAGAAATCCTGCTGTGAGGGACTGGGTTTATAATGAGCTGACTGTTAATTTGGAAGACTCTGGCCACAGAAGATTTTCTCTCTGCTTGGAAGAGAGGGACTGGATACCTGGGCTTTCATGTATCGATAATCTACACAGCGCTGTTCACAGCAGCGTGAAGACAGTGTTTGTACTCTCCAGGAGTTCGAATGGAACCGAGATGGTCAACGGTGTGATCCGACAGGCTTTCTTCATGGTTCAGCAGAGGCTTCTCGACGAgaag GTTGATGCAGCTGTTCTTGTTCTTTTGGACGAAATGTTTCCGAAACTGAAATACCTTCAACTGAGAAAGAGACTGTGCAGGAAGTCTGTGCTGACCTGGCCAAGAAACCCAAAAGCTCAACCCCTTTTTTGGAACCAGATGAGAATGGCACTGTCATCAGATAACCTTAAATTTTATGACACTAACATGAGTGAAAGTTTTATATGA